In Cataglyphis hispanica isolate Lineage 1 chromosome 8, ULB_Chis1_1.0, whole genome shotgun sequence, the DNA window ACGAAGTCCTTTGATAAGTCTCACGGAGATTACAAGGACTTACGTTTCCGCGCCGCATCGCACAGGACGTTTCTCGACAATCCTTTCGCGctgtgtgaaattttttttcttttttttttctgtcgtgcaaaaagaagaaatcgcGGAGAGAAAGAGTCGCGATGCGGAAAATCGTTTCTCTCTGCAAGTCGGTCTAAACTAATTAAGACTTCAGTTCGGGTCACCGATTCTGAAAGTTTTTCCATTTATGTGTCTCCCGCGATTaacattgcaatttatattcaagaaatatacaaaacaatCGTAATACCAAGAGTAGAGCGATACTGAAAGGGTTAACCGAAGTCATCGGGAGCGGCGTTCCGGGCCGCAAACATTTGCCCCAAATCCGCTGTGTACGTCCGCCGCGATTTACTTCCGATGACTGCGGTAGTACTTCCGATAACTGGCGGTATTACTTCCGATAAGTTCGGTATTACCCTGCACGGAAATCGGAGTAGAAACATGGAGGAAGAaacgagggaaagagagagagagagagagagagagagaaaacgtaGAAAGATATTACATAACATATAACAGTTTGCGCGATCTCTCACACCGTCGAGCAGCCACTTGACGTGCATATCTCAGGAGTGCTCGCGTGCCACGATGAGACATGCGGACGTGAGGAACGAACGTACGATGGAAGGAGGGAGGAGTGCACACCACGGCGAGTAACCGGCGGTAACCCGGCAGGGATTTGCATGGGACAATATCTCGGCTGATTTATCCCCCCGAGTCCGAAGAGGTGGAAAAGGGCAGACGTGTCCGAAGGATTTATTTCTTCGGCGTTCCGCGCCGCGAATCGtcgagaaataaagagaggAGCCGACCTTTCCCCACCCCCACCCCCTTTCCACTCGACAAGAATATCCGGTTTATCGCCGCTTGTACGCAGGGACGCGCGATCACGAGTTGGAGTGCATCGACGCAACGCTATACGACCGACGACGACGCGCGTTTACAGCCTTTGCCGTTTTAGTTTATCGGTAGAACACTCTTTCCCCGAACCCTCCTTCAAGCCCCGTGGGATTTACGGCCCGGTCCGTAAAGTCAGATTACACCTACTCCGCATTTCACCCTCGTGACCTTCCCTTcgcgccgcgcgcgcgcgccgttCTCGCAATCGAGATATCGTGTGACTTCGCGTTCGTCCGACTGTTCGCAGTCGCCTCCCGATAACGTGTGCCGCGATGTCGTTGTCAACGTGCACTCGTTTCGCGACAATCTAGATGAAacgtcgtaaaaaaaaaaagaaaaaaaaaactttactcTGTCGCTCGTAGTTGCTATTtcgttctaaaaatatatttctgtacgTTACGACAATTTGACGTTACCCGGAAAGCCATTTTGACGCAATAAAACGAGACTATTGTTGACTTTTGTAAAGGCCTCCCTCCCCCTTGTGTACTCTCAGTGGACGATATAACCGCCGACGAAAGATCCATGTCAGAGAAATGAATTCCGACTGCTAAGCTCTCGTACATACGCACGTTGTGCGCGATTTTGCGAACGAGTCCGAGGTCAATGCGATAGCTATCTGGACGAGGACGACAGTGGATGAATCAGCCAAATTGAATGAGCGGCTTTTAGAACTCTGTAATTTTCGTCCTTGCTACATTACATTAAACCCGAAGGAAAATAGCGATGATAAGTTCGACGATTTGGGGACGAGCaatgcagagagagagagagagagagagagagagagagagagagagaaatgacaGAAACATTGACAAATATAACATCATTCAGATTATTAACGTCCCTTATTAATAAGTTTCTGTCGGATGATCCGATTTAATCGACTTGTTTGACGACAAAATTCGGAGATATATTACGTCGATATTATCTCATGATTCCggcgaaataatttattcgtttGCGCGATTTAATCAAAGTTATGATCATTCGCCGATGTTTTTCGATTATCACGATGCCGTACCTATATTAGTTTCCAAATGAAGCCACGGACCTAATTTCTCTGCGCACAAACGTAAGAGGACATGAGGGAACGGTGGAGTTAGCTGGAGACTTCATAGTTTGTCGTTAGTACATATATAGTTTGCTTGACGAGAGTTTCATTCCGGCAAGTTCTCGCGCGGCTTTCCCCGCAGTAATTACTTGTAAATCTCTTACGAATAACGGCAAACGCGAGATTAATTCCGTCTACGAGGATGCGTAATAATTGATGTTCTTACAACTCGTGTAGAaagttaaattgttaaatttgttAAGCCTTTATAatgaatctttctctctctctctcttacattGTTATTGTGACCCGTCttcgagataaatataaatttttattcctctAAGGTTCTTGTATGATTCCAATTACgtaatttacaaatacatGTTTTGCTCAAAGGAATATGTAAGATTCGTAAAATAAACTACAAGTAAATCAGATTGCACGCTGCAATTGAGCGAGTTAAGAGAAAATCAATGACGGGCACAGTCGAGCGATTTAATTTCGCTTCTTGTGATTCTGCCTGCTTACTTCTGCTGCTgcagaaaatttcaatttattttgccgATCCTGCGTCGGGATCGAATGTCTACACTTTCTTGCCAtgtacgcacgcacacatttTATGCtgatgcattattatttaattcagaaGCGATAGAAATTGTTTCTCTTCAGCATCCCTTCAAGCGGTCCACAACTTGAGTAATATTGAAAACGTTTCGCCGGAAACTTGATTAAAACGCGCACAAAGTTGtcggaattaattaattgacttTATACTTCCGCGTTTCTCACGAAACTTATGAGAATCTTTGTTAAATTCAACGGCAAATATCGCAATTGATAATATGCTATTCTTTCATATCGCGATgtaatcgatatataaatttaaaaaaaaattagatcgaTAACTATTATATGGCTATGATTTATTCTGTGGTCCTGATATTTATACTATCAAACCAATTCGAAAACAATCATTTGCCGAAAATTCCGTATGCAGCggatgaataatataaaaccatTTTATGGGGCGAAATGTTgacattcttataaatatcgtCGCTGTTCGAATATATCTCTCATGCAATTGTAATACGCATCATTTACATCAGTATGTTTAATCGGCAATAATGAATCGActgtttaaagttttatatgaaatgtcaGCATCGAGAAAATAGCcaaaaagattcttttacaaaagaataatcgcgacatttattttcgataattttattcatgacTCACCCACCATTGAGCACGTGGACGAGGACGCTGGCTGACTCGGCTGTGGATGGTGCGCAGGTGTAATTGCCGGAATCGGTTGGCAGCGCCTTGCTGATCAGAAGACGTGACGTCCGCGTCTGTTTCTCGGTCACAACACTAATGCCCCCGCGTTGACTGTAGTTTATCACACTGTCGCCCTTGTACCTGTcaaattatcgagaaaaattcgAGCTGTTAGTGGTgtaacataaaatgtaaaataaagtcGATCTTAAAACAGCTGTTTTTGAATTTGATGCTTGCCTTCATTCCCTATCAAGTTGttgaataaagtatataaaaataaattgcagctGTAAGtattcatgtaaaaagaaTGCGAGACGATTTATGTGAATCAGCGCATTTGCGAGAGATTTCTAAAAACTATAACTTTTCAAGGAGCGAACTCTGTCGGAGATTCGTTTTATCGCAGATTCGCTTTACCGGGCATCTaatgttgaaatttttcgataaagcaGATTCCATCGAATGGAGGTCGCTGTAAATTTGGATTTCGCAAAACTCGACCGTGTCGAAATATACGCGGAACAAATTCAATCGCGCTATCGTCAAGGGAGAACGCTCGAAACTCACCAATAGATGAAGGATGGTGGTTCCGGCGTTTGCAGCACGATGCAGGTCAGATTGATGTCGCTCCCGCTTTTGATGTAGAGCTCTGAATTGCCGTTGATCTTTGCCTTCGAGACTGCGTCGCGGGAAATAGAACAAAGTTAAAGTGGTTTTCGGACCGGAGCACGCTCGGCCGAATCGACAAGTAAAGCCCAAACCAAGAAGTATGATCACAAATTTTCCTTAAATCGCACAGCTGCAATTAACTCGTCGAAAGCAGCCGCTTAAAAATTCACTTAGGAAACAAACGGCTTTGGTATTGGAGCACAGTATGAAACTTGTGTTAATTGCTTTAAAACACAATCCCGTCATCTATCTTCACAGTTTCCTTCTTCTATTTTCATCAAACGAAAATTACGCGGATGCgacattgtaaaattatttttattacttttaaagaatttatgcaTGTATGAAAGTAATGTGTGTGATCtcgattgtataatttattttaaaatttactttatatttttttttttataatatagtttttatatattttatattttataatttacttttaatatatttttttataatatattttataatttactctatatttttctataatatactTGAAAAGCCGTCAAAGTATCCTTAAAAAGAAACACGTTATACGCACCTACTACGCTCAAGTTAAAAGCTTGACTAATTTTGGGTTCCGTCGAGACTTGACACTCATAGATCCCGCTGTCTCGCACTTGCGGCGAACTGATCTTCAGGGTCCACTCGTCGCTGCCATCGCTATGCAACGATTGAAAACGTTGGTCGTTTGTATACGTTAGAATGCCAACGGTAAGGATATGTAAATCCCGTTGCCTGATCCATGAAACCTGCGCAATCAAGAAACACCTGCTGTTTCAGCAAGACACACCAAACTAGACGTGAAGCCGGAAAGTTCCGTAAGTTGTCTCGCGTAACTTTCATCTCACGATGAAATGTCAAACGTGCATTTCGCAAATTTACAACAATatcaaaacagaaaaaaatctctcgcGTAAAATTACATCTTCTTTCTGCATAAACAAGAgaattcgaaaattaaaaaatttttaatcgcaaTTTCCGATCGTCTAAATGATATCATGCACACATGAATGCGAACCTTTGACTGATACCGACTGTTATGCGACAATCCATAATTTGCGCGTGAAGTTAGCCTGAGGcgaaacgcgatcgcgacggACGGCGGTGCAATCTGCGTCGATCACGTTGATTTTACGATCCGAGATATAAACGTTCAGAcgcatgtatgtacatacataggTGCGCGGATTATTGAGGGCCGATGGCGTGGCTGTGAATGGCGAACGGAATGGACGCGGGGGAGTTAAAAGGGGGACACTGTCGGGAGAGGGGATGGAGGCCGGGagagaaatttgatttattggCGATTACGATCGGTGATTGGACTCTGACGGGTTCCTGTGCGTCATGCGGTGATGCATGAGCAGCGGGCCGATAACGCGTAATGTCACCATTCGCCCGGGTGACCTATGCGCCTACCCGCGAAATTACTTTGCATTAGGACCGCGAGTGATGAATACCGGGTTAAACAGCGGCCCGAACCGCCCGCCGATCCACCAAACtgctcgaaaaataaatatatatgcgtatctCCCGCAACTATGTATTTTATGCAATCCTGCACCtctctgaatttttttccttttttcttttttataacgttCGCCTCTATTACATCACATTTTACCACTTTGTGCAAGTACAAAGAGTAGTTGGAAGTTAACAAAATGCAAGCAacgatgtatattttatttaaaagaattgaacgcgttattaaagaaaaaagaatgtaaattgctcttttcgcaaaaatttgcTCTTTTGTTTTCTCGcaggaatataatattgaaagcaCTGtacaaagagataattttctacggtatagtttaattatattcatttaataaatgtttaagaaatatatatatatatcaaatatacatatacttgcttacttctttttttcttggaCAGAATTTCAAAGTTAAAAATGACACTTTACAACGCGATGGCCATAGAGGTATCTCGGCGTTAACGAGATCATATGTTAATGTCTTCCCGTAACTTTCTAAATATGTGCAAGAAAGTGTATGCGCGTTGGACTGTGAAAAGTTATACTCACCCTGAAAGTTTGCGTAGACGGGGGTGGGGAGCGGggaattatgagaaaaaagattgCGAAAAAGAGTTACAAAGGCCTCGGCCGGTGTGCTGCAACTAGCTGTAAACTAGGTTACTGTAAAAACGCGAGGCGACGCGACGTCGCGTCACGCGGATAAATGAAGAATGAACTCCGAACTGCAAGTCGCGCAAGTGCATTAGCAAAGAGACCACCCAAGTTTATCGCAGAACGATCGCGGATTAATGCCTCGTCGTAGTTCACGTATTCGATTTCGGATACGTTCGTGCGATCGTCGAGTAAGCGCGCGtacgaaaatttatcaatgtcAGCGAAGTTCGGTAGCAATAGAAtttgggggaaaaaaaaaaaaaaaaaacgctttgcgcacagaaaaataaaaaaatataattggatCTCGCGATAATCAAACAAGCGCTTTAATTTCGCAATGACAAATTTGTTTGTCGCTGCTTCTGCTCCATCAAGTCCCCTCGCAACGGCAAAATTTAATCGCGAGAACCTGTTGACGTACAATCGAGCGTTAAAGCGTCCATCGAGCTTTGCATAATTTACCTAATAAGCGGATTAGTTggttaattgatttttttctaaaaacacTGATGTCATTGGCAAGACTATTTATCAAAAGTtcgagcaaaataattttacagtaCTTTGCGTACTTGATTCTATATTCTCACTTGTGCTTTATCTTTAATCTGCTCATGAGCAAGCACCCGTCAAAACCGTTCAAAACATGCGTACCATGCAtggaattatgtaaaaaaattaataatattgacataataatataatattattatgtgttgCAAATTAACTatcaaatgataatttaagaataaatttcagtgaaaaagaaaagtaacaaaaatgatttttgcgagataaataaaacgcCGGAAAATACAAATGGAAAGAAACGTGCAAAtctcaagaaaaatatcatacttgagaaataatataaaaatactttttgaagtcaatcgataaaaataaatgcattgtCGAACAACGtcacaatataaataagtgtCCCATAAAGTGAGAATAATCTACAAAATCAAAATCGTTAGACGTTTGCGATGTTTAACAGACTCGCGATCACATCGTGGCAAAATGCTAAGTTTCCCAACTTGGGAGTTGTTATTACAACGACGAGCTCTTGATAAGGAAACTTGGGACTTACCGCGCGATCGCCAAGATTGCGCACCCTACAGTGCAGGTAAGCGGATTGCCCTACGGTGGTTGTGGTCTCCCTCTTTGTTGTGTTGTCAAAGTAAGGCTGACTAAAGGGTTGTTCCCAGTAAGAGGACGGATGGTGCTCCACCACCGCTCTCCCGTTCTTGGCTGCGCATTCTGCTAAAAACAATGAGGCTCGTTAATAAGATTTGTTTATCATCGCCATTAATGAAATCTTGTCGCGCAGCATTGGCGTTGAAGTAAAACTTAAAAGCCCTGAATAATCaagtcttttaaaaattgcaagtaacaaaatatatagctGATTAATCCAAattcaatcaaattaaaaaagaaaattcacgttatattatttatacatttattcattaaagaataaatggggaaaaaaaaactttcaaataaataaataaatattaaaatatttcatagtggaaattattaaattatatgtataattgagaTTAGATAGCTTAATAGCATATCGATAATCTATCaaaatttctgttaatttGATATGCAATAATGTGACAAATTGAAAGCAAtccgataaaagaaaatatagtagaaaaagaattttatcgataactgactaaaacttattattaacTCCTCCGTATAAAATCTCACTTGTGTCGCTCTTTCATAAAGAAATCGATTCTTCCCATTCGACGGAACGTCGTGAGAACGAGTTCCATTGTCCGGGACAAGTTCGGGTTTATCCGACTGAGCGTTTAAAGCTGAACCTGGACTGAGCCGGTACGAATACAGAAATTCAGATCCGGGACGCTGTTTGAGATGTCGATTGCCGCGAACGGACGAACGAACTCTAATAGAACACCCTTCGGGAATTCTACTTCGTTCCTGGTATGTTACGTGAAGGTACATCCTTGCGATGAGATTTCTGCCGGAACGAAAATCCGATCGATGCCTGGGAATTGCAAGATTTACAGGCAGACTGATCACATCGTTCATTATGCAAATACGTAAAATGAATCGTTCATTCCTAATATCTTTCaacacactttttttttatccttatgtaattttattacttcttGCGCAAACATTCACTCGACAGCTAATCTCTCacttctctttatttctcaaatcgtatttaaaatcgaatataaacaaattgaaTATCGACGagaaaatgaatgaaaaaaaaaaaaaaaataacgataagaatttattagagaatgtgaaaggatataaataaaaaaaaaattatttcgtataCTATACAATATCGTcatctcattaaaaatatttaatagactTTGAGACGCTTGTTTTACAGTATCCTTCCAAGTACGGTTGTTTTTCAAAGTAACGATCTGCCGGTGTGGCGTAAAATTCCCTGCAACAGTCcctcatcaatttttttcacccCACactctcatctctctctccaaCCGCTCGTCTCACTGATTACTTTATTCCGCGAAAACGATACTCTTGGTAACCGGTGACGTAAAAACCCTTCTGAGAAACCTTTTATGTACGTTATACGAGGTCTTAGCGAAGTGAGAAAATTTACGAAAGGATGCTACCGAAGAATCCGCATTCTCGTGTTGATACTTTATAAACACGGTGtcttttaagtaataatattacgtaataatatGGCAGCGTcaattatcaatcaattttttttttttgtattattgcgTAATGTACTCAATACTTTGAtaaagtgaaaattaattgtgtcAGAAATGAAGGACGATATCTCATATcaacattagaaatattttccatttccaGGTAAGActagaaaattctttttcatccTTTTCTATAGCGCATCGATTCCGCTTGTATCGATATGTTTCGCGCACAAATACAAAATCGACAGatacattatacaaattaacaaTCGTAAATTTCTTTCGTTTCAAAGGAAATTCGCTCGGAAATTCCCGCATGCGGACTCGAACCGCCGATATTCCCCGCGCTCGAAATACCGCGCAAAGTTGCACAATGCGGGGCAAAAAGCACCCAATTCCAATCGCAGGCTGTTAATCGGCTTTTTCGCCGGGTTTGCAGCCGGCACGACTAACGTGATGCGGCAAAAAACGTTTAAAAACTATAGGACGGGTCAGAGCGAGCTCTGATGAAAGAATGAGTTTGTTAACCCCGGTGGTGCTCTTCTTTCTCCACTGAAAGTTCGAGGCAAAGGAACTCCGGCAGGATGAGAAGCTTCAGGTGTTTGCTAATGGCCCGCGGCGCCGAAACCAATCATTCGTCGATGGccgcctccccctcccctcccccccccatGCCACCCTCCGTTTGTTCAATCGTGTCGTATTTTTTGTCAGTCTCGTCAGCGCTCGGCTTTCGTTTCCATATTAACGCGAAGCTCTCTCGAAAGAAATCCGATGACGAACATCACTGGTCCAGATATTTGCATGCCAACGCGCACGCGCGTTGACCTGCCTCGATTAACATAGTACTACTGTTCAAAAGAAATCGCGGACataccgtaaaaaaaaaaatttaatttcaaattccacgtaaaattttacaatctcGTTTgatttgcgcgcgcgcgcgcgcgcacatatcGAACaagttaaagaaattattattcgttaaATAATGATTGACAATGGATACCGCTCTAAGTTAAGTTTGCCGCGTACAAATACACGAAGGAGTGTCCCAATATAAggtaaagttaattaaaaatgtaggCAAACAATTTACActttgttttgtaaaatacaCTATATCTacagtataattaaatagtagaaatgaaattttttctctctcggacggtttttctttgattttcgCCAGAGATGTAAAAGTCACGGCAGGTACGTCTCGTGCAGCGACTCAAATGTAAAAACTTGGGGTCTCCCAAAGTTACATTTCAACTATTTTCTTGTCATTCCATTTGCAACGAAACTGCAAGCGCCACTGAAGGAAAGAAATCTAAAGAACACAAGACTAAAGCGCGATGTATAATACAAAGGACTTTTGATCGTCTCGATGTTTTCGCTCAAACAATTTTTCGATCACTTATCAAAATTGTTCAAGGTAGTACAACGATATCGCAAAGATAAAGATGAGGTTTTACTAAAAATCAGCGTTTGttgttaaatgttaaaaaaaaatatatttaaaagatatagagACGAAGAATgagaaacaaagagaaaagcGTTTATCGCGAGGTAGATTTGTTTGTTTAGTTCCTCAAGGCAAACGCGACGTTCCCTCGAATGTGTGTGTTATACTATGGAAGCAATCCTTTCGAAGAGATTACGAGACGAGGAACGCGGAGAATGTCGTCAAGATGTCCGCTTTTCGTGAAAGTAACGCAACACTTCTCGTTGAAATCCAAGTAGCTTATGTTCCCGGCCTCTCAGCTTGTTCAGTCGCGTGGAGAACTCGAACGAAGTGATGTGTCTTCGGATTCAGGACGCGTCTCCTCCAAAGACACGCACGAAATTTTCTCCAAGAAATCCAGAAAAAGTCGAGAGAAAAGTTTCTATTTAAGAATGTGAAGGGATTCGCTTCTGCTCTCGCGCTCACCCACGTTTTTCTCGACCGAACAAGGTTCGCTGCCACCTTGCTTCGGTTGAGTCATCTTTTGACCGAAAATAGCGCCCCAGGATGTGCAATCCAATATAATAACGAGAGAATAGTAGTCTCGAAAaactatgaaataattatttcacgttATAAGTAGTgttttttagtaatttatcagatgtatattaaattcatcgTTCGCGTCAcaagttcataaaaattcGCTCAATTCCATGATATTAATCCGaataagttatttaataacatcgcGGTTGTGGAAAACCTCTATGCTTTTGAAGACATCGATTAATTTCGCCGATATAATGACACATTTATCGGATAATATGGAATATCAATTGTCATCGTTAAcggaaaaattgaataagagTGAATCGAGTATTTTAACTTCATACGatatgtaacaataaaatttttaaagaggcaaaaaatgtagaatttaaagaaattaaaatgggctaataagttttaatttctattgcttttaatattgtcattaaatagtatcattgtataaaaatttaaaaatgtatgaaaaaagaaaaatgttattatatttccaGAACCACACAAATccagagaattattttttatatcgataaagtTTCGCGTATGCATTTTGCGGTAACACACTGTCACCAAAATATTCGTTGTAAGTATTGCGTGTAAGATAAAACCTCTCGCTAAAATATAAGTGGCTTATGTTTCGCATATCGTCTCGTTCCTTTTCCAGCATTACTCCCATATGCGTAAAAGTGGAACTTTTCTTCGAACCATCGTGTGGcaagcacattttttttctcgtttttcccATTTTATTACATCGAGTTG includes these proteins:
- the LOC126851497 gene encoding hemicentin-1-like isoform X3, yielding MKDHRGRWLRAVLLITFLSHQTAECAAKNGRAVVEHHPSSYWEQPFSQPYFDNTTKRETTTTVGQSAYLHCRVRNLGDRAVSWIRQRDLHILTVGILTYTNDQRFQSLHSDGSDEWTLKISSPQVRDSGIYECQVSTEPKISQAFNLSVVVSKAKINGNSELYIKSGSDINLTCIVLQTPEPPSFIYWYKGDSVINYSQRGGISVVTEKQTRTSRLLISKALPTDSGNYTCAPSTAESASVLVHVLNGGGASGGHAAREL
- the LOC126851497 gene encoding hemicentin-1-like isoform X1, coding for MKDHRGRWLRAVLLITFLSHQTAECAAKNGRAVVEHHPSSYWEQPFSQPYFDNTTKRETTTTVGQSAYLHCRVRNLGDRAVSWIRQRDLHILTVGILTYTNDQRFQSLHSDGSDEWTLKISSPQVRDSGIYECQVSTEPKISQAFNLSVVVSKAKINGNSELYIKSGSDINLTCIVLQTPEPPSFIYWYKGDSVINYSQRGGISVVTEKQTRTSRLLISKALPTDSGNYTCAPSTAESASVLVHVLNGEHPAAMQHGNSSNSGAATRTLALLLLLLHAGSFAR
- the LOC126851497 gene encoding hemicentin-1-like isoform X2, giving the protein MKDHRGRWLRAVLLITFLSHQTECAAKNGRAVVEHHPSSYWEQPFSQPYFDNTTKRETTTTVGQSAYLHCRVRNLGDRAVSWIRQRDLHILTVGILTYTNDQRFQSLHSDGSDEWTLKISSPQVRDSGIYECQVSTEPKISQAFNLSVVVSKAKINGNSELYIKSGSDINLTCIVLQTPEPPSFIYWYKGDSVINYSQRGGISVVTEKQTRTSRLLISKALPTDSGNYTCAPSTAESASVLVHVLNGEHPAAMQHGNSSNSGAATRTLALLLLLLHAGSFAR